One Paracidovorax avenae ATCC 19860 genomic region harbors:
- a CDS encoding tetratricopeptide repeat protein, whose product MDYYESMEQSHRLRSAAFLCALCAVAAPSFAAPAAPPPPSARAPQAELQVENIPNSEARAALDAELFYDILVGELSTSQGDPGTGYALMLEAARRSGDAQLYRRATEIALQSRSGEYALAAARAWKEAQPQSREANRYLLQILIALNRIPETGDLLRQELAQSPAKDRLLTLQAIPQLYGRAPDKAAAAAIVEKALADQLENPAAGPLAWTALGRMRLAAGDRKGALEAARKALAQEPTLDAAALLSLQLMEAGEADAEPLVARYMGGGKPQPEIRMAYAGVLLNLQRYSEAGTQVDLLTREAPDMAEAWLLKATLALQSDRLQESEAALEQFERLLQSYPPADPRKAAIGQAYLLRSQIAEKRGDLAQAEAWLGKIENSAELLAAQTRRASLLARQGKLDEGIALIRRLPARNPLEERQKLVAEAQLLRDAKQYQKAFEVQGKAVAMAPEDYDLAYDQAMLAEKAGDLAGMERLLRQIIEKRPDYHHAYNALGYSLAERGIRLQEARQLIQKALTYAPKDPFITDSLGWVEFRLGNHAEAARLLGDAFQRQPDPEIAAHLGEVLWTMGERSRALEVWRTGLQLNKDNETLQETIKRLKAVP is encoded by the coding sequence ATGGATTATTATGAGTCGATGGAGCAATCACATCGACTTCGGAGTGCCGCATTCCTGTGCGCACTGTGTGCCGTCGCGGCGCCCTCTTTCGCGGCACCGGCTGCTCCCCCACCTCCATCCGCGCGGGCCCCGCAGGCGGAACTGCAGGTGGAGAACATCCCCAACAGCGAAGCCCGTGCAGCCCTGGACGCCGAGCTGTTCTACGACATCCTCGTCGGCGAACTGAGCACCAGCCAGGGAGACCCCGGCACAGGCTATGCCCTCATGCTCGAGGCGGCCCGGCGCAGCGGCGATGCCCAGCTCTACCGGCGCGCGACGGAAATCGCCCTGCAGTCGCGCTCCGGCGAATACGCCCTGGCGGCCGCGCGCGCCTGGAAGGAAGCCCAGCCCCAGTCGCGCGAGGCCAATCGCTACCTGCTCCAGATCCTCATCGCGCTCAACCGCATTCCCGAGACGGGCGACCTGCTGCGGCAGGAACTGGCGCAGTCCCCGGCGAAGGACCGGCTGCTGACCCTCCAGGCCATTCCGCAACTGTACGGACGCGCACCGGACAAGGCCGCCGCGGCCGCCATCGTCGAGAAGGCCCTGGCGGACCAGCTGGAGAACCCGGCGGCCGGCCCGCTCGCCTGGACGGCGCTGGGACGGATGCGGCTTGCCGCCGGCGACCGCAAGGGCGCGCTCGAGGCCGCCCGCAAAGCCCTGGCGCAGGAACCCACGCTGGACGCCGCGGCGCTGCTCTCGCTGCAGCTCATGGAAGCAGGAGAAGCCGACGCCGAGCCGCTGGTGGCCCGCTACATGGGCGGCGGCAAGCCCCAGCCGGAGATCCGCATGGCCTATGCGGGCGTCCTCCTCAACCTGCAGCGCTATTCCGAAGCCGGGACGCAGGTGGACCTGCTCACGCGGGAAGCCCCGGACATGGCCGAGGCCTGGCTGCTGAAGGCAACCCTGGCCCTGCAATCCGACCGGCTGCAGGAATCCGAAGCGGCGCTTGAGCAGTTCGAACGCCTGCTGCAGTCCTATCCGCCCGCGGACCCGCGCAAGGCCGCCATCGGCCAGGCCTACCTGCTGCGTTCGCAGATCGCCGAAAAGCGCGGTGACCTCGCCCAGGCGGAAGCCTGGCTGGGCAAGATCGAGAACTCGGCCGAACTCCTGGCCGCCCAGACGCGGCGCGCTTCGCTCCTGGCACGGCAGGGCAAGCTGGACGAAGGCATCGCACTGATCCGCCGCCTGCCGGCCCGCAATCCGCTGGAAGAACGCCAGAAGCTCGTGGCCGAGGCGCAGCTGCTGCGCGACGCCAAGCAATACCAGAAGGCTTTCGAGGTGCAGGGCAAGGCCGTCGCCATGGCGCCCGAAGACTACGACCTGGCATACGACCAGGCCATGCTGGCCGAGAAGGCCGGCGACCTGGCTGGCATGGAGCGGCTGCTTCGCCAGATCATCGAAAAGCGCCCCGACTACCACCACGCCTACAACGCGCTCGGCTATTCGCTGGCCGAGCGCGGCATCCGCCTCCAGGAGGCCCGTCAGCTGATCCAGAAGGCCCTGACCTACGCGCCCAAGGACCCGTTCATCACCGACAGCCTGGGCTGGGTGGAGTTCCGCCTGGGCAACCATGCCGAGGCGGCGCGCCTGCTGGGCGATGCCTTCCAGCGCCAGCCCGATCCCGAGATCGCGGCCCACCTGGGCGAGGTGCTGTGGACCATGGGCGAACGCTCCAGGGCCCTGGAGGTCTGGCGCACCGGGCTCCAGCTGAACAAGGACAACGAGACGCTGCAGGAAACCATCAAGCGGCTGAAGGCCGTGCCGTGA
- a CDS encoding lipoprotein insertase outer membrane protein LolB, translated as MRAAPLPAMPLRRSLVGALAGCALVLAGCASPPRPSRTAEQAGTRRWNGRMALQVDDPAVNPVSAGFELSGGPQHGELVLLNPLGNVLATLEWSPAGAVLQKGGERRTSPSLDALVLELTGSALPVAALFAWLDGDAVAVPGWTVDTSRLDDGRLTAQRQSPLPEATLRIVLDR; from the coding sequence GTGAGGGCGGCGCCCTTGCCGGCGATGCCGCTGCGCCGCAGCCTGGTCGGAGCCCTGGCCGGATGCGCCCTGGTGCTGGCGGGATGCGCCAGCCCGCCCCGTCCGTCCAGGACCGCGGAGCAGGCGGGTACCCGGCGATGGAACGGCCGCATGGCGCTGCAGGTGGATGACCCCGCAGTGAACCCGGTCAGCGCCGGGTTCGAGCTGAGTGGCGGACCTCAGCACGGAGAACTCGTGCTCCTGAATCCCCTGGGCAACGTGCTCGCCACCCTGGAATGGTCGCCTGCCGGCGCCGTGCTTCAAAAGGGCGGCGAACGCCGCACCTCCCCATCGCTCGACGCGCTGGTGCTCGAGCTGACGGGCAGCGCCCTGCCCGTCGCCGCGCTCTTCGCCTGGCTCGATGGCGACGCCGTGGCAGTCCCCGGCTGGACGGTCGATACCAGCCGGCTGGATGACGGCCGGCTGACCGCCCAGCGCCAGAGTCCGCTGCCGGAGGCCACGCTGCGCATCGTGCTGGACCGCTGA
- the ispE gene encoding 4-(cytidine 5'-diphospho)-2-C-methyl-D-erythritol kinase gives MRALHDLPAPAKLNLFLHITGRRPDGYHLLQSAFMLIDWCDTLHFELRADGGISREDTGAGLPADDLCTRAARALQEATGTRQGAHIILEKSIPAQAGMGGGSSDAATTLLALNRLWGLGLGRVSLERIGLSLGADIPFFLRGRNAWVEGIGETITPLENVHALPESRFVVVKPEAGLDTKSIFSSPSLERNSERATISGFAAAHYQFGKNVLQPVAELLCPEVSEAIRWLEHKGLQARMTGSGSAVFAQMTHAIDLFDLPTGWRAKVCDNLRLHPLAGWAADED, from the coding sequence ATGCGCGCGCTCCACGACCTGCCCGCCCCGGCAAAGCTCAACCTGTTCCTGCACATCACCGGGCGCAGGCCTGACGGCTACCACCTGCTGCAGTCGGCCTTCATGCTGATCGACTGGTGCGACACGCTGCATTTCGAACTGCGCGCGGACGGCGGGATCAGCCGGGAAGACACGGGTGCCGGGCTGCCTGCCGACGACCTCTGCACCCGCGCGGCGCGGGCGCTGCAGGAGGCCACGGGCACGCGGCAGGGCGCGCACATCATCCTGGAGAAGTCCATCCCCGCGCAGGCCGGCATGGGTGGCGGCTCCTCTGACGCGGCGACCACGCTGCTCGCCCTCAACCGGCTCTGGGGCCTGGGCCTGGGCCGCGTGTCGCTCGAGCGCATCGGCCTGTCGCTCGGCGCCGACATTCCCTTCTTTTTGCGCGGCAGGAACGCCTGGGTCGAGGGAATCGGTGAGACAATCACGCCGCTCGAGAACGTGCACGCGCTGCCGGAGAGCCGGTTCGTGGTGGTCAAGCCCGAAGCCGGACTGGATACGAAATCGATTTTTTCGTCTCCTTCGCTGGAACGCAATTCAGAGCGTGCTACAATCTCAGGCTTTGCTGCAGCACACTACCAATTTGGTAAAAACGTTCTGCAGCCGGTCGCAGAACTGCTCTGCCCCGAGGTCTCCGAAGCCATCCGCTGGCTGGAGCACAAGGGATTGCAGGCGAGGATGACCGGCTCGGGAAGTGCGGTGTTTGCGCAAATGACACATGCGATCGATTTATTCGATCTGCCCACCGGATGGAGGGCAAAAGTATGTGATAATCTGAGGCTCCACCCCCTCGCAGGGTGGGCAGCAGATGAAGATTGA
- a CDS encoding ribose-phosphate pyrophosphokinase, protein MQANHPDFMVFTGNANPGMAADIARHLGTSLGAIDVARFSDGEVTVEIKQNVRARDVFVVQSTCAPTNENLMELLIMVDALKRASAERISAVIPYFGYARQDRRPRSTRVPISAKVVANMLQAVGVARVLTMDLHADQIQGFFDIPVDNIYASPVLLGDLRQKNYEDLIVVSPDVGGVVRARALAKQLGCDLAIIDKRRPKANVSEVMHVIGEIEGRNCVIMDDMIDTAGTLVKAAEVLKERGAKKVYAYCTHPIFSGPAIDRISQGDALDEVVVTNTIPLSEAGKGCAKIRQLSVAPLIAETIQRIAKGESVMSLFSD, encoded by the coding sequence ATGCAAGCCAACCACCCCGACTTCATGGTTTTCACCGGCAATGCCAATCCAGGCATGGCCGCTGATATCGCCCGGCATCTCGGCACCAGCCTCGGCGCCATCGATGTGGCACGCTTCTCCGACGGAGAAGTCACCGTGGAAATCAAGCAGAACGTCCGCGCACGCGACGTGTTCGTGGTGCAGTCCACCTGCGCTCCCACGAACGAAAACCTCATGGAACTGCTGATCATGGTCGATGCGCTCAAGCGTGCATCTGCCGAGCGCATCAGTGCCGTGATCCCCTACTTCGGCTATGCCCGCCAGGACCGCCGCCCGCGCTCCACGCGCGTGCCGATCTCTGCCAAGGTCGTGGCCAACATGCTGCAGGCCGTCGGCGTCGCCCGCGTGCTGACCATGGACCTGCACGCCGACCAGATCCAGGGCTTCTTCGACATCCCGGTGGACAACATCTATGCGTCCCCCGTGCTGCTCGGCGACCTGCGCCAGAAGAACTACGAAGACCTCATCGTCGTCTCGCCCGACGTCGGCGGCGTGGTGCGTGCGCGTGCGCTGGCCAAGCAGCTCGGCTGCGACCTGGCCATCATCGACAAGCGCCGCCCGAAGGCCAACGTCTCGGAAGTGATGCACGTGATCGGCGAGATCGAAGGCCGCAACTGCGTGATCATGGATGACATGATCGACACGGCCGGCACCCTCGTGAAGGCCGCGGAGGTCCTCAAGGAGCGCGGTGCCAAGAAGGTGTACGCCTATTGCACGCACCCGATCTTCTCGGGCCCCGCCATCGACCGCATCTCCCAGGGCGACGCGCTCGACGAGGTGGTCGTCACCAACACCATCCCCCTGAGCGAAGCCGGGAAGGGATGCGCCAAGATTCGCCAGCTCTCCGTGGCACCGCTGATCGCCGAGACGATCCAGCGCATCGCCAAGGGAGAGTCGGTGATGAGCCTGTTCTCGGACTGA
- a CDS encoding 50S ribosomal protein L25/general stress protein Ctc, producing the protein MNFVAFERAKQGTGASRRLRNSGKTPGIVYGGSAEPQLIEVDHNALWHALKKEAFHSSVLDMELAGKTSKVLLRDVQYHPYKQLVLHIDFQRVDEKTKLHMKVPLHFSGAEESPAVKIDKCMVNPVATELDVSCMPSDLPEFINVDLSKLEKGRSLHLKDIKLPRGVSAVVRGSQQNPVLVSVVTPVAEVEAPAEGAAAPAPAPAKKGKK; encoded by the coding sequence ATGAACTTCGTCGCTTTTGAGCGCGCAAAGCAAGGTACGGGTGCGAGCCGCCGTCTGCGCAATTCGGGCAAGACGCCCGGCATCGTCTATGGCGGTTCCGCCGAACCCCAACTCATCGAGGTGGACCACAACGCCCTGTGGCACGCCCTGAAGAAGGAAGCCTTCCACTCCAGCGTGCTGGACATGGAACTGGCCGGCAAGACCAGCAAGGTCCTGCTGCGCGACGTGCAATACCACCCCTACAAGCAACTCGTCCTGCACATCGACTTCCAGCGCGTGGACGAGAAGACCAAGCTGCACATGAAGGTGCCGCTGCACTTCTCCGGCGCCGAGGAATCCCCGGCCGTGAAGATCGACAAGTGCATGGTCAACCCCGTGGCGACCGAACTGGACGTGTCCTGCATGCCCTCCGACCTGCCCGAGTTCATCAACGTGGACCTGAGCAAGCTGGAAAAGGGCCGTTCGCTGCACCTGAAGGACATCAAGCTGCCCCGCGGCGTGTCCGCCGTGGTGCGCGGCAGCCAGCAGAACCCGGTGCTGGTGTCCGTGGTGACGCCGGTGGCCGAAGTCGAGGCTCCGGCCGAAGGCGCTGCCGCACCGGCTCCCGCTCCCGCCAAGAAGGGCAAGAAGTAA
- the pth gene encoding aminoacyl-tRNA hydrolase, producing the protein MIKLFVGLGNPGPDYDATRHNAGFWWIDGLARDLKVHLVPERAYHGLVARANVNGQSVWLLQPQTFMNLSGKSVAALARFFKIQPQEILVAHDELDIVPGQAKLKRGGSHAGHNGLRDIHAQLGSPDYWRLRIGIGHPGVKAEVANWVLKKPSPDHRTLIEDSIAHSLKAAPAMLAGDMDKATLLVHTTKPPRPKPPRPAAAPGDAPAAPGNQ; encoded by the coding sequence ATGATCAAACTGTTTGTGGGCCTGGGCAACCCCGGGCCGGATTACGACGCCACGCGGCACAACGCGGGCTTCTGGTGGATCGACGGGCTGGCCCGCGACCTGAAGGTGCACCTCGTGCCCGAGCGGGCCTACCACGGACTGGTCGCACGGGCGAACGTGAACGGGCAGAGCGTGTGGCTGCTGCAGCCGCAGACCTTCATGAACCTCTCGGGCAAGTCGGTGGCCGCGCTGGCCCGCTTCTTCAAGATACAGCCGCAGGAAATCCTGGTGGCGCACGATGAGCTGGACATCGTTCCGGGACAGGCCAAGCTCAAGCGCGGCGGCAGCCACGCCGGGCACAACGGCCTGCGCGACATCCACGCCCAGCTGGGCTCGCCGGACTACTGGCGCCTGCGCATCGGGATCGGGCATCCGGGCGTAAAGGCCGAGGTGGCGAACTGGGTGCTCAAGAAGCCGTCGCCCGACCACCGCACGCTGATCGAGGACAGCATTGCCCATTCGCTGAAAGCCGCGCCCGCCATGCTGGCCGGCGACATGGACAAGGCCACGCTGCTGGTGCACACGACCAAACCGCCGCGGCCGAAGCCCCCGCGGCCGGCTGCGGCGCCGGGGGACGCGCCGGCAGCTCCCGGCAACCAGTAG
- a CDS encoding YfhL family 4Fe-4S dicluster ferredoxin — MALMITDECINCDVCEPECPNHAIYLGEATYEIDPDKCTECVGHFDEPQCVQICPVACIPVNPLHAESRETLLQKYLRLTGAAGADQPARPSELPE; from the coding sequence ATGGCCCTGATGATCACCGACGAGTGCATCAACTGCGACGTGTGCGAGCCCGAGTGCCCCAACCACGCCATCTACCTGGGCGAGGCCACCTACGAGATCGACCCGGACAAATGCACCGAGTGCGTGGGGCACTTCGACGAGCCACAGTGCGTGCAGATCTGCCCCGTGGCCTGCATTCCCGTGAATCCCCTGCACGCCGAGAGCCGCGAGACGCTCCTGCAGAAGTACCTGCGCCTGACCGGGGCAGCAGGTGCAGATCAACCGGCGCGCCCCTCCGAACTCCCCGAATAG
- a CDS encoding ABC transporter permease — protein MGPFLLKRLLTFAATLAGASVVVFLVLEILPGNAAQVMMGPDASPEAVAALAARLGLDQPAPLRYVQWIGGLLSGDMGTSQAYGTPVRDLVLERLALTVPLAVMAMAITTVLALLAGVYAASRHRRWGDVGVMGLAQIGIAIPNFWFAILLILLFSVKLQWFSAGGFPGWTEASGGGPFAALQALLLPAVSLAVVQAAILARITRSAVLEVLREDFVRTARAKGMSRRSALWGHVLRNAMIPVVTVMGLQFANLLAGTIVVENVFYLPGLGRLIFQSIANRDLVVVRNCVMLLAAMVIVVNFAVDLLYAAIDPRVKASGL, from the coding sequence ATGGGACCGTTCTTGCTCAAGCGCCTGCTCACGTTCGCCGCCACGCTCGCCGGGGCATCGGTGGTCGTGTTCCTGGTGCTGGAGATCCTGCCCGGCAATGCCGCGCAGGTGATGATGGGCCCCGACGCGTCACCCGAGGCGGTGGCGGCCCTGGCCGCCCGGCTGGGGCTGGACCAGCCCGCGCCGCTGCGCTACGTGCAGTGGATCGGTGGCCTGCTGTCGGGCGACATGGGAACCAGCCAGGCCTACGGCACGCCCGTGCGCGACCTGGTCCTGGAACGGCTGGCACTCACGGTGCCGCTGGCGGTGATGGCGATGGCGATCACGACCGTGCTCGCGCTGCTGGCAGGGGTGTACGCGGCATCCCGGCATCGCCGCTGGGGCGACGTGGGGGTGATGGGGCTGGCGCAGATCGGCATCGCGATCCCCAATTTCTGGTTCGCGATCCTGTTGATCCTGCTGTTCTCGGTGAAGCTGCAGTGGTTCTCGGCGGGAGGATTTCCCGGCTGGACGGAGGCATCGGGCGGTGGCCCGTTCGCGGCGCTGCAGGCGCTGCTACTGCCCGCCGTGTCGCTGGCGGTGGTGCAGGCAGCCATCCTCGCGCGCATCACGCGCTCTGCGGTGCTGGAGGTGCTGCGCGAGGATTTCGTGCGTACGGCCCGGGCCAAGGGCATGTCGCGGCGTTCGGCGCTCTGGGGCCACGTGTTGCGCAACGCGATGATTCCCGTGGTCACCGTCATGGGACTGCAGTTCGCGAACCTGCTGGCCGGCACGATCGTGGTGGAAAACGTCTTCTACCTGCCGGGGCTGGGCCGGCTGATCTTCCAGTCGATCGCGAACCGCGACCTGGTCGTGGTGCGCAACTGCGTGATGCTGCTGGCAGCCATGGTGATCGTGGTGAACTTCGCCGTGGACCTGCTCTACGCGGCCATCGATCCCCGCGTGAAAGCGAGCGGACTCTGA
- a CDS encoding ABC transporter permease, translating to MRPPIHAPGPAATRPATAADGLRRALRHPSFAIGAALTLLMALAAGLSFAWTPGSPNDMDMGATLLPPGAAHWLGTDAYGRDVASLLLVGARNSILVGVIAVGIGLTAGTALGLLAAARRGWVEEAVMRLADFTFAFPAILSAIMLTAVWGAGVVNSIIAIGIFNIPTFARVARASAKAVWAREYVLAARACGKGPWRITLEHVLPNIAAVLTVQATIQFALAILAEAALSYLGLGTQPPQPSWGRMLSEAQTLMYQAPLLAVWPGLAIALAVLGLNLLGDGLRDLLDPRLARRR from the coding sequence ATGCGCCCGCCGATCCACGCCCCCGGGCCCGCCGCCACCCGCCCCGCCACGGCGGCGGACGGGCTGCGTCGCGCCCTGCGGCATCCCAGCTTCGCCATCGGGGCTGCGCTGACGCTGCTGATGGCGCTGGCGGCGGGGCTGTCCTTCGCGTGGACGCCCGGGTCGCCCAACGACATGGACATGGGAGCGACCCTCCTGCCGCCCGGAGCCGCACACTGGCTGGGCACGGACGCGTATGGGCGCGATGTGGCATCGCTGCTGCTCGTGGGGGCGCGCAATTCGATCCTGGTGGGTGTGATCGCGGTGGGCATCGGGCTCACGGCCGGCACGGCGCTGGGGCTGCTGGCCGCGGCCCGGCGGGGCTGGGTGGAAGAGGCGGTGATGCGCCTGGCGGATTTCACGTTCGCGTTTCCCGCCATCCTCTCGGCCATCATGCTGACCGCCGTCTGGGGTGCCGGCGTGGTGAATTCGATCATCGCCATCGGCATCTTCAACATCCCGACCTTCGCACGCGTGGCGCGCGCCTCGGCCAAGGCCGTCTGGGCGCGGGAATACGTGCTGGCGGCGCGCGCGTGCGGCAAGGGCCCGTGGCGCATCACGCTGGAGCACGTGCTGCCCAACATCGCCGCCGTGTTGACCGTGCAGGCGACGATCCAGTTCGCGCTGGCGATCCTGGCCGAAGCCGCCCTGTCCTACCTGGGCCTGGGCACGCAGCCGCCGCAGCCTTCCTGGGGCCGGATGCTGAGCGAGGCGCAGACGCTGATGTACCAGGCGCCCCTGCTGGCCGTGTGGCCCGGGCTGGCGATCGCGCTGGCGGTGCTGGGATTGAACCTGCTGGGCGACGGGCTGCGCGACCTGCTCGATCCACGCCTGGCGCGCCGCCGCTGA
- a CDS encoding ABC transporter ATP-binding protein, producing the protein MTSGTFLPSSHVPAPGTLLEVRGLQVDLPTRHGMARAVRGVDFTLARGGTLGLVGESGCGKSLTAMALMGLLPEGAQATGRVRFDGQELLDMPESELARLRGRRIAMVFQEPMTALNPVHTIGAQVAEPLRRHLGLARAEARMQAVALLDRVGIPRAAQRFDAYPHEFSGGQRQRITIAMALACGPDVLIADEPTTALDATVQRQILELIAGLVAERGMALVLISHDLGVVAQNVDRVLVMYGGSVVEDGPTREVFAHRAHPYTHGLFAARPRWADEAGRGNGSGRARLPTIPGTVPEIGALPPGCPFAGRCAFTVPDCDAGLPEPVAVGPAHHARCIRLEAVKAAQAAQTAEAGR; encoded by the coding sequence GTGACTTCCGGGACGTTCCTCCCCTCCTCCCATGTTCCCGCTCCGGGCACTCTGCTCGAGGTGCGCGGCCTCCAGGTGGACCTGCCCACCCGCCACGGCATGGCGCGGGCGGTGCGCGGGGTGGATTTCACGCTCGCACGCGGCGGCACGCTCGGCCTGGTGGGCGAGTCGGGCTGCGGGAAGTCGCTCACCGCGATGGCGCTCATGGGCCTGCTGCCCGAAGGCGCCCAGGCCACGGGCCGTGTGCGCTTCGATGGCCAGGAATTGCTGGACATGCCCGAGTCCGAACTGGCGCGCCTGCGCGGACGGCGCATCGCGATGGTGTTCCAGGAGCCGATGACGGCGCTCAACCCCGTGCACACCATCGGCGCGCAGGTGGCCGAGCCGCTGCGACGGCACCTCGGCCTGGCGCGGGCCGAGGCGCGCATGCAGGCGGTGGCATTGCTGGACCGCGTGGGTATTCCGCGGGCAGCGCAGCGCTTCGACGCCTATCCGCATGAATTCTCGGGCGGGCAGCGCCAGCGCATCACCATCGCGATGGCGCTGGCCTGCGGGCCGGACGTGCTGATCGCCGACGAACCGACGACCGCGCTGGATGCCACCGTGCAGCGCCAGATCCTGGAGCTGATCGCGGGGCTCGTGGCCGAGCGGGGCATGGCGCTGGTGCTGATCTCGCACGATCTGGGCGTGGTCGCGCAGAACGTGGACCGGGTGCTGGTGATGTACGGCGGCAGCGTGGTCGAGGACGGCCCGACGCGCGAGGTGTTCGCGCACCGTGCCCATCCCTACACGCATGGGCTGTTCGCCGCGCGGCCGCGCTGGGCGGACGAGGCCGGAAGAGGAAATGGAAGCGGCCGGGCGCGGCTGCCGACCATTCCCGGCACGGTGCCGGAGATCGGCGCGCTGCCACCGGGCTGCCCATTCGCGGGCCGCTGCGCCTTCACGGTGCCGGACTGCGACGCCGGCTTGCCGGAGCCGGTGGCCGTAGGGCCGGCGCACCATGCGCGCTGCATCCGGCTGGAAGCCGTGAAGGCAGCACAGGCAGCACAGACGGCGGAGGCAGGGCGGTGA
- a CDS encoding ATP-binding cassette domain-containing protein: MPAPLLEVRGLVRDYPLPRERLWTPAPRFRALDGVDFTLAPGRSLGVVGESGSGKSTLARLVMALDTPTAGQVRLRGRDLHALGAADLRSARRDVQMVFQDPYGSLDPRMTVERIVAEPLAALEGLPRPQQRERVAEVLAQVGLRPADAGKYPHEFSGGQRQRIAIARAIVTRPALVVADEPVSALDVSVQAQVLNLLQDLQEHAGLSLLLISHDLAVVRHLCDEVVVLREGRIVERGSPEVLFRSPVHPYTRELVAAVPRVLPAHGR, translated from the coding sequence ATGCCGGCACCGCTGCTGGAAGTGCGCGGCCTGGTGCGCGACTACCCGCTGCCGCGCGAGCGCCTGTGGACGCCGGCGCCCCGCTTCCGGGCACTGGACGGCGTGGATTTCACGCTGGCGCCCGGCCGCAGCCTGGGCGTGGTGGGCGAATCGGGTTCGGGCAAATCCACGCTGGCACGGCTCGTGATGGCGCTGGACACGCCGACCGCGGGCCAGGTGCGGCTGCGGGGACGCGATCTGCACGCACTCGGCGCGGCGGACCTGCGCTCAGCACGGCGCGACGTGCAGATGGTGTTCCAGGACCCGTATGGCTCGCTGGATCCGCGCATGACCGTGGAGCGCATCGTGGCCGAACCGCTGGCCGCGCTGGAAGGCCTGCCCCGCCCGCAGCAGCGCGAGCGCGTGGCCGAAGTGCTCGCCCAGGTGGGCCTGCGCCCGGCCGACGCGGGCAAGTATCCGCACGAGTTTTCCGGGGGCCAGCGCCAGCGCATCGCGATCGCGCGGGCCATCGTCACCCGCCCGGCCCTGGTCGTGGCCGACGAGCCGGTGAGCGCGCTCGACGTCTCGGTGCAGGCCCAGGTGCTGAACCTGCTGCAGGACCTGCAGGAGCATGCCGGACTTTCCTTGCTGCTCATCAGCCACGACCTGGCCGTGGTGCGCCATCTGTGCGACGAGGTCGTGGTGCTCAGGGAAGGCCGCATCGTGGAGCGCGGGAGCCCCGAAGTGCTGTTCAGGTCCCCTGTGCATCCCTACACCCGCGAACTGGTGGCAGCCGTTCCTCGGGTGCTTCCCGCCCATGGCCGTTAG
- a CDS encoding helix-turn-helix transcriptional regulator, which yields MPRQNTRPADYPQAVLQQIGQLAENIATARKRRGETQAQWARKLGVSQPTMARIERGDPSVAMASYVMCLWLINQAQGLADLAAPAHDRAALEREVARARSRGPASRPRDGREPARLRVPRASGPLPAFGVSEPGPDAASQAAGLAALLHPTKLPRE from the coding sequence ATGCCTCGCCAGAACACCCGTCCTGCCGACTATCCCCAGGCCGTACTGCAACAGATCGGCCAGCTCGCCGAAAATATTGCCACCGCCCGCAAGCGGCGCGGTGAAACGCAGGCGCAGTGGGCCAGGAAGCTGGGGGTATCGCAGCCCACCATGGCGCGCATCGAGCGCGGAGATCCTTCCGTGGCCATGGCCTCCTATGTGATGTGCCTGTGGCTGATCAACCAGGCGCAGGGGCTCGCGGACCTGGCCGCCCCCGCGCATGACCGGGCGGCGCTGGAACGGGAGGTGGCCCGGGCACGCTCGCGCGGCCCCGCGTCGCGGCCCCGCGACGGCAGGGAACCCGCCAGGCTTCGGGTACCGCGAGCCTCCGGGCCGCTTCCGGCATTCGGCGTGTCCGAGCCGGGCCCTGATGCTGCCAGCCAGGCGGCCGGGCTGGCGGCGCTGCTGCATCCCACGAAGCTCCCACGCGAATGA